Proteins encoded together in one Thalassotalea crassostreae window:
- a CDS encoding TIGR03016 family PEP-CTERM system-associated outer membrane protein — MVITVTAMVLKLSSRLACCALILTCWSSSASELVITPRVGIEAIHTDNVTLAENDKESSLVSMVKPGINLTFVGARANLELDYEYSKAYYSHDHDLDNHFNELAMSSSLELKPKGLSIFAQGSIRNVSRNTARNSIADIVSGDTVEFKSVNTGLAYNTRSSAFIIDSTIAYSKSSADDGIGNREGYVANLKSQNGRSADVIFWDINGNYSDYESDQNTGRFYTAEAIVGWITSYKINPFIRYYDEDTSGNLQTQNIQGTSSIGAGVRWLASKHLQLEVAYNAVDEESEAIGDVSAKQEDYYSASVKWQPSSRSSLDARYYQRFFGEAYQLNATHGSKRITSTATYNESLDVFDRFELVPSELQEVWCLADDITNIDQCLLAPGENTNLDDYLLVGEVEVLTPEQADYFVLNKQFNFTSTLALKRTDYSISFGKQKRENLDLESYDEYESARFNISRKTSKVSELSIYAAINKNNLGNGNPQSISQIDYYHSYGASFEQNLNRSLVITYSLLHLNRNSNRLDYNYEENRLSLSLVKNF; from the coding sequence ATGGTTATTACGGTTACGGCTATGGTATTAAAGCTGAGTAGTCGTCTCGCTTGTTGCGCACTAATACTCACTTGTTGGTCAAGCAGCGCCAGTGAGTTAGTAATAACGCCACGTGTTGGAATTGAAGCAATACACACTGACAATGTTACCTTAGCCGAAAACGATAAAGAATCATCGCTAGTTTCAATGGTTAAGCCTGGTATTAACCTAACATTTGTCGGTGCAAGAGCTAATCTTGAGCTCGATTACGAATACAGTAAAGCTTATTACAGCCACGATCATGATTTAGATAATCACTTTAATGAATTAGCCATGTCATCAAGCTTGGAGTTAAAGCCAAAAGGTTTATCAATTTTTGCTCAGGGTTCAATTAGAAATGTCAGTCGAAACACTGCTCGAAACTCCATTGCAGACATAGTTAGTGGTGATACCGTAGAATTTAAGTCGGTGAATACCGGACTCGCATACAACACCCGCTCAAGCGCATTTATTATTGATTCCACAATCGCTTACAGTAAAAGTAGTGCTGATGACGGTATTGGTAACCGTGAAGGCTATGTCGCCAACTTAAAGAGTCAAAACGGTAGAAGCGCAGACGTAATATTTTGGGATATCAATGGTAATTATAGCGATTATGAAAGTGACCAAAATACAGGTCGGTTTTATACTGCTGAAGCCATTGTAGGTTGGATTACGTCATATAAAATAAACCCTTTTATTCGCTATTATGATGAAGACACCAGTGGTAATCTTCAAACCCAAAATATACAAGGTACTTCATCTATTGGTGCTGGGGTGCGCTGGTTAGCATCAAAGCATTTACAGTTAGAGGTAGCCTATAATGCCGTTGATGAAGAGTCAGAAGCGATTGGCGATGTATCAGCCAAACAAGAAGATTATTATAGTGCGAGCGTCAAATGGCAACCCTCTTCTCGTTCAAGTTTAGATGCCCGTTATTACCAACGTTTTTTTGGTGAGGCATATCAACTCAATGCCACTCATGGTAGTAAACGAATTACTAGTACAGCTACATACAACGAATCTTTAGACGTGTTCGATCGATTCGAATTAGTACCTTCTGAACTACAAGAGGTTTGGTGTTTGGCTGATGATATAACCAATATTGACCAATGTTTGTTAGCACCTGGCGAAAACACTAATTTAGATGACTATTTACTTGTTGGCGAAGTAGAAGTTTTAACACCGGAGCAAGCGGATTATTTTGTATTGAATAAACAATTCAATTTTACCAGTACATTGGCACTAAAAAGAACTGATTACTCAATATCCTTTGGCAAACAGAAGCGTGAAAATCTAGATCTGGAAAGTTACGATGAGTATGAATCGGCACGGTTTAATATTAGTCGTAAAACAAGTAAAGTCAGCGAATTATCAATTTACGCAGCGATAAACAAAAACAACCTAGGCAATGGTAATCCACAATCAATTTCACAAATTGACTATTACCACAGTTATGGTGCTAGTTTTGAACAAAATTTGAATCGAAGTTTAGTCATTACCTATTCATTGCTGCACTTGAATCGAAATTCCAATAGATTAGATTATAATTACGAAGAAAATCGCCTTTCATTATCCTTGGTCAAAAATTTTTAG